The window TATTTATTAGCTTTTTATCTTGCTGCTCCGGAAAACGCGGAATAACAACGTTAAGACCCTCAATTTCATTAAATTTCAAGTTTTTATGAAAATTTAACAACGCTAAGGAATTGTCTAAATTGAATCTAACCCTTTAATTTCAAGGAGTTTTCGATATATCGAAGCTCGAGAAATATTTGTAATTTCACAGATTTGTTTTACTGTCATTTCACCCTCTTGATAAAGTTTTAAATGTTGCCTGAAATGTCCTCTTAGTATTGGGGGACTTTAGTCCTGTAGGACTTTTATTATTAGAAGAGTTTGTTAAAGGGGGAGTTTTTTATGGATAGCTTAGATTTAGGAACTTTATTTTGGGATTATAAAAATGTAGATCGTGATACAGCATATAGAAGTTTAGTTGCAAATAAACCAAGGACACTGTACAAATACAGATCTGGTAATAAAAATTCTATAGATGATTTTAAAGACGAACAGTTATGGTTTAATGATCCCTTTGATACATTTGTAAGTGGGGCTTTATTTGATAATTCAATTGAGGACTTAAAAGAAACTATATTGAATAGAAAAAGTACTATAGATAAAATATTTGGCAAAGCAGAAACAAATATTGAAGAGGATGAATTATTTATAGAAAATTTCAAAAAAAATGAAGAAGCTCGTTTGAACTTTATAAAAACAGTGAGAAGCACATTTCGAGTAAGTTGTTTTTCTCAAAAGAATGATTCAATTTTAATGTGGAGTCATTATGCTAATTCGCATAAGGGGTTTTGCTTAGAATATGATTTTAAAATGTTGAAAGAATTAATTACACTGCCTTTACCAGTTAAATACTGCAATGATTTGCCTAACGATATAGATGATAAATTAAAATTAATTTTTACTAAATCTAAAGAGTGGAGTTATGAAGAAGAATGGAGATTAGTAAAACCTGCGGAAAAATGTGTAAGTCAAAGTAATATTATAGCTCCTATAGCGATTTACTTAGGAAGTAATATGGATGAACAAATTAAGAAATCAATAATGGATATTGCTAAAGGTAAAAATATAAAAATTTATAAGATGTATTTAAATCAAAATGAATTTAAATTAGAGGCTAAATTAATATGGGAGCCAAGATTGTAAGATATAGAATAATGATAAAGATTATATACATATAGTAGGTTATTTAGATTATTTGTAGAATTATTCATATAAAATATATTTTAGGGGGATATTTTATGGATTTAAAAATGAGTGATCTACCTCCACAATTTGAAAATATAGCTATGAGAGTTGGAATAGATATAACTAAGGTGTTATTTGAAGAATTTGGGGGGACATCTGTGTATTTTCCTACTGAAAAGATGATATATAAAGAAGCTCGTGATAGAGATATTATAGAAGAGTTCAATGGATTTAATGTAAAGGAATTAGCGAGTAAGTACAGAATGTCTGAAAGTTATGTTAGAGCTATTATTCGGAAAAATAAATAATCAAGTTGAATTTTTAGAAATTAAATTGTATTATTACGACTTAAATAAAGTTTTAGATTTTTAACAAAATACTAATAAAAAGAGCTCCATAATCTATTTTTAGATATGGAGTTCTTTTTATTTTAAGAAGTTAACAAGCTAAATAACAATATTAAAAAATTAAAGAGAATAATTAAAAAGACTGGTAAATTACTAAAAAAGTAAAGTTAACGTATTTTAGAATTTGGCCTCGCGTCGGTTTTTTTGCGTTTCGGCACCAAATTTGCAATTTTCTCAATAAAATCAATGGCTAGATTGCTATTAACAAAATCCAAACCAGAAGAAATAGATTTTTTATCTTTTTCTTCTTTTTTATTTATATAAGTCTATAAAAGTAAACTTTTATAGATAGAAATTTTTGTATATATTTATTGTCTATAAAAACTTGTTTAATTATTTTTAACCTTTTGTCTCTATATACTTTAGAATATTGTAGACTTGTTTTCTATTAAAATGTATAATTTATAAAACATTTTATAGGAGATAACAGAATGAAATACTATTATGCGAGAGTTTCTTCGGAAACTCAGAATTTAGATAGACAGGTAGAACTTTTCAAAGAAATGGGAGCTAATGATAGGGTCATTTTTCAAGAAAAAAAATCTGGAAAATCTCTTGAAAATAGAGAGGTATGGAATGAGCTTTTAAATACCTGGATTAAGAGCGGAGATATTATTATTGTTAAAAACCTTGATAGAATTGGAAGAAATGCAAAAGAAGTTAGAGAGTGCATTCTAAATTTAGCTAAGCGAAATATAATTTTAGAATCTATCGACCAAGGATATCTAAATGATTTTTTAAAAGAAAAACTTTTAAATAAAAATGCGACTTCTCTTGCAGAGGCTATGATTAATGTCATACTTGATACAATGCTTGAAGTAGATTTATTAAAAGCAGAATGGGAGAGAAAAGAACTTAAAAAAAGACAGGAAGAAGGAATAAAAAGAGCTATTGCAAAAGGAGTTAAATTTGGTAGAAAAAAAAATAATGATATGAGAATCAAGTTTGAAAATATTTATCCATTAACAAGAAATAAAGATGCTTCAAACTATATACCAATGACTAAAGCTCTTGATATTATTGGATGTTCTAAAGCAATGTTTTATAAAATGAAAAAAGAAAGAGATGATGAAAATGGAGTATAGAAATACTATTCTTTCAAAAAGAGATAGGGAGGATATTTTAAAATTTTTGGTTAATGATAAAAATTTAAATACCCAATTTATACTTTCTAAAAATGAAATTTTAAGAATAAAAAAATTAAAGAAACCTTCTCATCAACTAGGATATGCTCTGCAGCTTATGTACTTAAAGAATAAAAATATAAATATAATTGAATATGTTCATATTATTCCAGAAAAAATAGTTAAATTTCTTTCTGAGCAATTAAATTGTACTGCTAAAAATTTAAATGAATATTGGGAAATTAAAAATACAAAAACTAGGTATTTTCAAGAAATTTTAGACAAGTTAGATTACATAAAATTTGAGTATGATCCTAATCTTGA of the Cetobacterium sp. ZOR0034 genome contains:
- a CDS encoding DUF2971 domain-containing protein yields the protein MDSLDLGTLFWDYKNVDRDTAYRSLVANKPRTLYKYRSGNKNSIDDFKDEQLWFNDPFDTFVSGALFDNSIEDLKETILNRKSTIDKIFGKAETNIEEDELFIENFKKNEEARLNFIKTVRSTFRVSCFSQKNDSILMWSHYANSHKGFCLEYDFKMLKELITLPLPVKYCNDLPNDIDDKLKLIFTKSKEWSYEEEWRLVKPAEKCVSQSNIIAPIAIYLGSNMDEQIKKSIMDIAKGKNIKIYKMYLNQNEFKLEAKLIWEPRL
- a CDS encoding Mor transcription activator family protein, with translation MDLKMSDLPPQFENIAMRVGIDITKVLFEEFGGTSVYFPTEKMIYKEARDRDIIEEFNGFNVKELASKYRMSESYVRAIIRKNK
- a CDS encoding recombinase family protein, translated to MKYYYARVSSETQNLDRQVELFKEMGANDRVIFQEKKSGKSLENREVWNELLNTWIKSGDIIIVKNLDRIGRNAKEVRECILNLAKRNIILESIDQGYLNDFLKEKLLNKNATSLAEAMINVILDTMLEVDLLKAEWERKELKKRQEEGIKRAIAKGVKFGRKKNNDMRIKFENIYPLTRNKDASNYIPMTKALDIIGCSKAMFYKMKKERDDENGV